One window of Curtobacterium sp. 458 genomic DNA carries:
- a CDS encoding LysR family transcriptional regulator: protein MLDVRRLVLLRELSIRGTIAAVAEAVNFTPSAVSQQLAALEREAGVPLLRKAGRRLQLTPQAEVLVQAAGHVLDVLEQAQSEVEGSMPTVQGRVRVAVFQSAALALMPNALHAMATAHPDVRIEMVQREPETALHETWIRDFDMVIAEQYPAHAAPRLPGLHREDLTTDAVRLALPPLDTALAPVTSIADAEALPWVMEPRGTASRHFAEQVCRQHGFEPDVRYETADLQTQIRLVESGNAVSLMPDLMWTGRTTTCRLVELPEQPRRTIFTVVRSAGSSSPAVRTLRAELERAAAVVGD, encoded by the coding sequence ATGCTCGACGTCCGCCGTCTCGTCCTCCTCCGGGAGCTCTCCATCCGGGGCACGATCGCGGCGGTCGCCGAAGCCGTGAACTTCACCCCGTCGGCCGTCTCGCAGCAGCTCGCAGCCCTCGAACGCGAGGCCGGCGTCCCCCTCCTGCGCAAGGCCGGCCGACGCCTCCAGCTCACCCCGCAGGCCGAGGTGCTCGTGCAGGCAGCCGGACACGTCCTCGACGTCCTGGAGCAGGCGCAGTCCGAGGTCGAGGGCTCCATGCCGACCGTCCAGGGCCGGGTCCGGGTCGCGGTGTTCCAGTCCGCCGCGCTCGCGCTCATGCCGAACGCCCTGCACGCGATGGCGACCGCGCACCCGGACGTGCGGATCGAGATGGTGCAGCGCGAGCCGGAGACGGCGCTGCACGAGACCTGGATCCGTGACTTCGACATGGTCATCGCCGAGCAGTACCCGGCGCACGCGGCTCCGCGACTGCCGGGACTCCACCGCGAGGACCTCACGACCGACGCCGTCCGCCTGGCACTCCCCCCGCTCGACACCGCGCTCGCGCCGGTCACCTCGATCGCGGACGCCGAGGCCCTCCCGTGGGTGATGGAGCCGCGCGGCACGGCGTCCCGGCACTTCGCGGAGCAGGTCTGCCGCCAGCACGGCTTCGAGCCCGACGTCCGCTACGAGACCGCCGACCTGCAGACGCAGATCCGCCTGGTCGAGTCCGGCAACGCGGTCAGCCTCATGCCCGACCTGATGTGGACCGGACGCACGACGACGTGCCGCCTGGTGGAGCTACCGGAGCAGCCGCGCCGCACGATCTTCACCGTGGTCCGGTCCGCGGGGTCGTCGTCGCCCGCCGTGCGGACGTTGCGCGCCGAACTGGAACGCGCCGCGGCGGTCGTCGGCGACTGA
- a CDS encoding putative Ig domain-containing protein: MRRSTSTARRACALGTTAALVVLTTGLGIMTATAANAAPSDTDGSVSVQADPTQTETPAPTDTPSPTVTPAPTTTPSPTSTPAPTGEPTPTGSTAPTFPLLPHLRSSAPAASDATDASTTAAAAAPTATITGDAKVGSTLTASWDGFDADGSFKYQWLDATGAPIYKAQSQTWKVDAAYAGTKVSVEVTGDVSGAVTGPVESEQSAEITQDPVFVDETGTPLDSGTEADEDTYSLPQDATAGEAFSYTFRAEGYPAPTYQLAWYYDDEEDSIDNVESNQAEAQADSTLGFGWEEDGDVNGDGEYTPEDQLPKGITFDPTTGELSGTATEASTFDFAVTATSGDVTTTVYAELTVDPGAAYGLAAQALDAGLVHGDEGSVYFIRPDGSVVGVTIDPDGDGFFADDSDLLDHVSVKQGGTLLVYGTPVDRFGNDIEQVDEDGELTVKATVTSNVASDVIKPYTEDGADDFGVTSVTFPHASTHTLTVSAEALQPVSFDVEVTPTVAPAVAVTPTATGTRGQLAYTGSDATGALPWALGLVLAGAGLLGARTLRRRHAQR, translated from the coding sequence GTGCGTCGAAGCACTTCAACCGCCCGACGCGCCTGCGCGCTCGGGACCACCGCCGCGCTCGTCGTCCTGACGACCGGCCTCGGCATCATGACCGCGACGGCCGCGAACGCTGCGCCGTCGGACACGGACGGCTCGGTGTCCGTGCAGGCCGACCCGACGCAGACGGAGACGCCGGCGCCGACGGACACCCCGTCGCCGACGGTCACGCCCGCCCCGACGACGACGCCGTCGCCCACATCGACGCCCGCGCCGACCGGTGAGCCGACGCCGACGGGATCGACCGCGCCGACGTTCCCGCTGCTGCCGCACCTGCGCTCCTCGGCACCGGCCGCGAGCGACGCCACGGACGCGAGCACCACCGCCGCCGCCGCCGCCCCGACCGCGACGATCACGGGCGACGCGAAGGTCGGCTCCACGCTCACCGCCAGCTGGGACGGCTTCGACGCCGACGGCTCGTTCAAGTACCAGTGGCTCGACGCGACCGGTGCTCCGATCTACAAGGCGCAGTCCCAGACCTGGAAGGTCGACGCCGCGTACGCGGGCACGAAGGTCTCCGTCGAGGTGACCGGCGACGTCTCCGGTGCCGTCACCGGCCCGGTCGAGTCGGAGCAGTCGGCCGAGATCACGCAGGACCCGGTGTTCGTCGACGAGACGGGCACGCCCCTCGACAGCGGCACCGAAGCCGACGAGGACACCTACTCCCTCCCGCAGGACGCGACCGCCGGTGAGGCGTTCTCCTACACGTTCCGCGCCGAGGGCTACCCCGCGCCGACCTACCAGCTTGCGTGGTACTACGACGACGAGGAAGACTCGATCGACAACGTCGAGTCGAACCAGGCCGAGGCCCAGGCGGACTCGACGCTCGGCTTCGGCTGGGAGGAGGACGGCGACGTCAACGGTGACGGCGAGTACACCCCGGAGGACCAGCTGCCGAAGGGCATCACGTTCGACCCGACCACGGGTGAGTTGAGCGGCACCGCGACCGAGGCCTCCACCTTCGACTTCGCCGTCACCGCCACGAGCGGCGACGTCACGACCACGGTCTACGCCGAGCTCACCGTCGACCCGGGTGCCGCGTACGGCCTCGCCGCGCAGGCGCTCGACGCGGGCCTCGTCCACGGTGACGAGGGATCGGTGTACTTCATCCGCCCGGACGGGAGCGTCGTGGGCGTCACCATCGACCCGGACGGCGACGGCTTCTTCGCTGACGACTCGGACCTGCTGGACCACGTGTCGGTCAAGCAGGGCGGCACGCTCCTCGTCTACGGCACGCCGGTCGACCGGTTCGGCAACGACATCGAGCAGGTCGACGAGGACGGTGAGCTGACCGTCAAGGCGACGGTCACGTCGAACGTCGCGAGCGACGTCATCAAGCCGTACACCGAGGACGGTGCCGATGACTTCGGCGTGACGAGCGTCACGTTCCCGCACGCGTCGACCCACACGCTGACCGTCTCGGCCGAGGCCCTGCAGCCGGTCTCGTTCGACGTCGAGGTCACCCCGACCGTCGCCCCGGCCGTCGCGGTCACCCCGACCGCGACCGGCACGCGTGGCCAGCTCGCCTACACCGGCTCCGACGCGACCGGAGCCCTGCCCTGGGCCCTCGGCCTCGTGCTCGCCGGCGCCGGCCTGCTCGGCGCGCGCACCCTGCGCCGCCGTCACGCCCAGCGCTGA
- a CDS encoding NAD(P)H-dependent oxidoreductase: MPTLLHLDSSADLAHSRSRALTAAFADAWRARGPEYTVVRRDLHVDPLPHLETSALHWAASDRTTDEVVAPEAEALRQEVIDELLAADVLLVGSPLYNYTVPSTLKAWLDRVHVPGVLVGDVQPLAGRPVVTVVSRGGTYDADTPTEGWDHGSPVLQIILGTALGMKHYPVTVSATLADRLPDLAPLADHAAAEFADAKTTLERLATTVV, from the coding sequence ATGCCGACGCTGCTGCACCTCGACTCCTCCGCCGACCTCGCCCACTCCCGCTCGCGCGCGCTGACCGCCGCGTTCGCCGACGCCTGGCGTGCACGGGGTCCGGAGTACACCGTCGTCCGGCGCGACCTGCACGTCGACCCGCTCCCCCACCTCGAGACCTCGGCGCTGCACTGGGCAGCGAGCGACCGCACCACGGACGAGGTCGTCGCCCCCGAGGCCGAGGCCCTCCGCCAGGAGGTCATCGACGAGCTCCTCGCCGCGGACGTCCTGCTCGTCGGCTCGCCGCTCTACAACTACACGGTCCCGTCCACGCTGAAGGCCTGGCTCGACCGCGTGCACGTCCCGGGCGTGCTCGTCGGCGACGTGCAGCCCCTCGCCGGTCGCCCGGTCGTCACCGTGGTCAGCCGAGGCGGCACCTACGACGCCGACACCCCCACCGAGGGATGGGACCACGGCTCCCCCGTGCTGCAGATCATCCTCGGCACGGCGCTCGGGATGAAGCACTACCCGGTGACGGTCAGCGCCACCCTCGCCGACCGTCTGCCGGACCTCGCACCCCTCGCCGACCACGCCGCCGCCGAGTTCGCCGACGCGAAGACCACGCTGGAGCGCCTCGCCACCACCGTCGTCTGA
- a CDS encoding MBL fold metallo-hydrolase, protein MTTVPPPAAPAPEPTSPVQAAALRDGVLPPAEEIRPGVWTLAVPFRFGVPDATLVYVVGGTDGVLTLIDPGWSADDDLTVVREGLAAIGRSLDNVGLVVVTHLHADHLGAAAAVRRATGARIAMHPAEVEALRHERADAAANDADIASWGLPDDLRAGVVAAWGSGRRIGLGRTTEPYADLLLEDGDALPVAGRDIRTLHTPGHTAGHCCFVDEGDGLLFTGDHVLPRINSGIGLGGRTASNPLGDYLASLRRLDRYAELEVCPGHEYRFRDVVARARTLARHREERSRHVAEALDALHEPTLFEVAARVPFSGGIGSMTGFLLASALTQTAYHAALLGRAGEVRPA, encoded by the coding sequence GTGACGACCGTGCCCCCGCCGGCAGCGCCGGCACCGGAACCGACCAGTCCCGTGCAGGCCGCGGCGCTCCGCGACGGCGTCCTGCCCCCGGCCGAGGAGATCCGCCCCGGCGTCTGGACCCTCGCTGTCCCGTTCCGCTTCGGTGTGCCGGACGCCACCCTCGTCTACGTCGTCGGAGGAACCGACGGCGTGCTGACCCTGATCGACCCGGGGTGGTCAGCGGACGACGACCTCACCGTGGTCCGCGAGGGACTGGCCGCGATCGGGCGCTCGCTCGACAACGTCGGGCTCGTCGTGGTCACGCACCTGCACGCCGACCACCTCGGTGCGGCCGCTGCCGTCCGGCGGGCGACCGGCGCCCGGATCGCCATGCACCCGGCCGAGGTCGAGGCGCTCCGCCACGAACGTGCCGACGCCGCCGCGAACGATGCCGACATCGCCTCGTGGGGGCTGCCGGACGACCTCCGCGCCGGCGTCGTGGCCGCGTGGGGGAGCGGTCGACGGATCGGGCTCGGTCGGACGACGGAGCCCTACGCCGATCTCCTGCTCGAGGACGGCGACGCACTGCCCGTCGCCGGTCGGGACATCCGCACGCTGCACACCCCTGGCCACACCGCCGGCCACTGCTGCTTCGTCGACGAGGGCGACGGCCTGCTCTTCACGGGCGACCACGTCCTGCCGAGGATCAACTCCGGGATCGGACTCGGCGGACGGACCGCATCGAACCCGCTCGGCGACTACCTGGCGTCGCTCCGCAGGCTCGACCGGTACGCCGAGCTCGAGGTCTGCCCCGGCCACGAGTACCGCTTCCGGGACGTCGTTGCCCGCGCCCGGACGCTGGCACGGCACCGCGAGGAGCGCTCGCGCCACGTCGCCGAGGCACTCGACGCCCTGCACGAGCCGACGCTGTTCGAGGTCGCGGCGCGGGTGCCGTTCAGCGGCGGGATCGGGTCGATGACGGGGTTCTTGCTCGCGAGCGCCCTGACGCAGACGGCGTACCACGCGGCGTTGCTCGGGCGCGCGGGCGAGGTGCGTCCCGCCTGA
- a CDS encoding helix-turn-helix transcriptional regulator — MSSGYQTTADTGTDTTRLDAAELGAFLRSRRARVTPADVGLPDGARRRTPGLRREEVAQLAGISATWYTWLEQGRPINVSEQVLQAVARTLRLDRHERAHLFTLAGASLPTGAEEHAVDAATLRLVHAVEPWPACVQNARFDVLAWNRGYGRLIGDLDRVPPLDRNSVWLMFTDPDWQAALVDRDRLARQSVARLRSRWPEHRDDPAWRAFVERLRAASEEFARLWDSRDVTEAVTERKQVLNSDVGRLDLELATSWLSPAVGTRLVVFTPADDDTERRLRDLVA; from the coding sequence ATGTCATCCGGGTACCAGACCACTGCTGACACCGGTACCGACACCACCAGGCTCGACGCCGCGGAACTCGGTGCGTTCCTCCGGTCGCGTCGGGCCCGGGTCACGCCGGCCGACGTCGGCCTGCCGGACGGCGCACGGCGTCGGACGCCCGGTCTCCGCCGTGAGGAGGTCGCGCAGCTCGCCGGCATCAGTGCGACCTGGTACACGTGGCTCGAACAGGGCCGACCCATCAACGTCTCCGAGCAGGTGCTGCAGGCCGTCGCCCGGACCCTCCGCCTCGACCGGCACGAGCGGGCGCACCTCTTCACGCTCGCCGGTGCGTCCCTGCCGACGGGAGCGGAGGAGCACGCCGTCGACGCCGCGACGCTGCGCCTGGTGCACGCCGTCGAGCCGTGGCCCGCCTGCGTGCAGAACGCCCGCTTCGACGTCCTCGCCTGGAACCGCGGGTACGGCAGGCTCATCGGCGACCTCGACCGCGTCCCGCCCCTCGACCGCAACTCGGTGTGGCTGATGTTCACCGACCCCGACTGGCAGGCCGCGCTCGTCGACCGGGACCGGCTGGCCCGCCAGTCCGTCGCGCGCCTCCGTTCACGCTGGCCCGAGCACCGGGACGATCCCGCCTGGCGCGCCTTCGTGGAGCGGCTCAGGGCGGCCTCCGAGGAGTTCGCCCGCCTGTGGGACTCCCGCGACGTCACCGAGGCGGTGACCGAGCGCAAGCAGGTCCTCAACTCGGACGTCGGCCGCCTCGACCTCGAACTCGCCACCTCGTGGCTGAGCCCCGCCGTCGGCACCCGCCTCGTGGTCTTCACGCCGGCTGACGACGACACGGAGCGCCGGCTCCGCGACCTCGTCGCGTGA
- a CDS encoding MFS transporter, with the protein MTTATAPRTQAPDTIRAGGILVLLVGPFLAGLDFFIVNVALPTIRRDLGASPAALGLVVAGYGTGYAVLLVLGGRLGDEYGRRRLFVVGLAAFTVTSLAAGLAPTTGVLLAARIMQGASAALMVPQTLATFRAVMTGTARGRAVALYTAAGGVSSIVGQLLGGLLVSTLSWRAVFLVNVPVGLVALLFVRRAVPRSRSAVRVGADVRGTVAFAVALGALLVALAEGPASGWPWWTWIALGVSFVAGVALVRWSVVAPRRGVSPFLPVDLIRGATSMRRGLPTLVVFFVLFGTFMFAFSIVAQDGLRLGPLAAGVAISPVMIAYVVSSARVPALLARSGRAVLVGGLVVEAAGLALVLAVLAWGWQTLVAIDPSGVRPGQVVLLVVLGVGLALVGCGQALGVGCLFRSVLSEVPEASAGVGGGVLVSAQQTAIALGVAGLGSCFSAVAGGGGVQTGAVVIGVVLVVGTAALVPQALRLPAP; encoded by the coding sequence ATGACGACCGCGACAGCACCCCGCACGCAGGCTCCCGACACGATCCGGGCCGGTGGCATCCTCGTCCTCCTCGTCGGCCCGTTCCTCGCCGGCCTCGACTTCTTCATCGTCAACGTCGCGCTGCCGACCATCCGCCGCGACCTCGGAGCCTCCCCCGCGGCCCTCGGCCTCGTGGTCGCCGGGTACGGCACCGGCTACGCCGTCCTGCTCGTGCTCGGCGGGCGGTTGGGCGACGAGTACGGCCGCCGTCGCCTCTTCGTCGTCGGCCTCGCAGCGTTCACCGTGACCTCGCTCGCAGCCGGACTCGCGCCGACCACCGGGGTGCTGCTCGCGGCGAGGATCATGCAGGGAGCGTCCGCCGCGCTGATGGTGCCGCAGACCCTCGCGACGTTCCGCGCGGTGATGACGGGGACGGCGCGCGGTCGGGCAGTCGCGCTGTACACCGCCGCCGGAGGGGTGTCCTCCATCGTGGGGCAGCTGCTCGGTGGTCTGCTCGTGTCCACGCTGTCGTGGCGGGCGGTGTTCCTGGTGAACGTGCCCGTGGGGCTCGTCGCGCTCCTGTTCGTCCGACGCGCGGTCCCCCGCTCCCGGTCGGCCGTGCGGGTCGGAGCGGACGTCCGCGGCACCGTCGCGTTCGCGGTCGCACTCGGTGCCCTGCTGGTCGCCCTGGCCGAGGGCCCGGCGAGCGGCTGGCCGTGGTGGACCTGGATCGCGCTCGGTGTCTCGTTCGTCGCGGGCGTCGCGCTCGTGCGGTGGTCGGTCGTCGCCCCCCGCCGCGGCGTGTCGCCGTTCCTGCCGGTCGACCTCATCCGCGGTGCGACGTCGATGCGACGCGGACTCCCGACGCTCGTGGTGTTCTTCGTGCTGTTCGGCACGTTCATGTTCGCCTTCTCGATCGTGGCGCAGGACGGGCTCCGGCTCGGTCCGCTCGCCGCCGGGGTCGCGATCTCGCCGGTGATGATCGCGTACGTCGTGTCCTCGGCACGGGTGCCAGCGCTCCTGGCCCGCTCCGGCCGCGCGGTGCTCGTCGGCGGCCTCGTCGTCGAGGCAGCGGGCCTTGCCCTCGTGCTCGCCGTCCTCGCGTGGGGGTGGCAGACGCTGGTGGCGATCGACCCGTCGGGTGTGCGCCCCGGGCAGGTCGTGCTGCTCGTCGTGCTCGGGGTCGGACTGGCGCTCGTGGGGTGCGGGCAGGCGCTCGGCGTCGGGTGCCTCTTCCGGTCGGTCCTCAGCGAGGTGCCCGAGGCATCCGCGGGTGTCGGCGGCGGCGTGCTCGTGTCGGCGCAGCAGACCGCCATCGCCCTCGGGGTCGCGGGGCTCGGCTCGTGCTTCTCGGCGGTGGCGGGCGGCGGCGGCGTGCAGACGGGTGCGGTCGTCATCGGGGTCGTGCTCGTCGTCGGCACCGCGGCGCTCGTCCCGCAGGCGCTCCGCCTGCCGGCTCCGTGA
- a CDS encoding ATP-dependent DNA ligase, with protein MDTAPMLAKAVPTVPEPDSVRGGLRYEPKWDGFRGIVTVDGDHVEIGSRGAKPLTRYFPELVEAFRTQLGGRDHPVVLDGEVVLRSGEPGAEHLGWDALSQRIHPAESRIAKLSRETPAQFVAFDLLSVDGEDLLDRPFDERRERLEQLGGDLSDPLFVTRTTLDVDLAREWFTTFEGAGLDGVVAKPRARPYEPGKRTMLKVKHHRTADVVAIGYRVHKSGHGVGSLLVGLYDADGELRQVGGVSAFSDRRRVELVEELDPVVLRDPDGRPVTGDGERSRFSSGRDTSFVRLEPTRVLEVRYDQMEGDRFRHTVQFERWRPDRDPRSCGYDQLDVPVAWDLRAVLE; from the coding sequence ATGGACACCGCACCCATGCTCGCGAAGGCCGTCCCGACCGTCCCCGAGCCGGACAGCGTTCGCGGCGGTCTGCGGTACGAGCCGAAGTGGGACGGCTTCCGCGGGATCGTGACGGTCGACGGCGACCACGTCGAGATCGGCAGCCGCGGCGCGAAGCCCCTCACCCGGTACTTCCCCGAGCTCGTCGAGGCCTTCCGCACGCAGCTCGGCGGCCGGGACCACCCGGTGGTGCTCGACGGCGAGGTGGTCCTGCGCTCCGGCGAACCGGGTGCGGAACACCTCGGCTGGGACGCCCTGTCGCAGCGCATCCACCCGGCGGAGTCCCGCATCGCGAAGCTCAGTCGGGAGACGCCGGCCCAGTTCGTCGCGTTCGACCTGCTCTCCGTCGACGGCGAGGACCTCCTCGACCGGCCGTTCGACGAGCGCCGGGAGCGGCTCGAACAGCTCGGCGGGGACCTGTCCGACCCGCTGTTCGTCACGCGCACGACGCTCGACGTCGACCTCGCACGCGAGTGGTTCACGACCTTCGAGGGTGCTGGCCTCGACGGCGTGGTCGCGAAGCCCCGTGCGCGACCGTACGAGCCGGGCAAGCGGACGATGCTCAAGGTCAAGCACCACCGCACCGCTGACGTCGTCGCGATCGGCTACCGCGTCCACAAGAGCGGCCACGGGGTCGGCTCCCTGCTCGTCGGGCTGTACGACGCCGACGGGGAGCTCCGCCAGGTGGGCGGCGTGTCCGCCTTCTCCGACAGGCGACGGGTCGAGTTGGTCGAGGAGCTCGACCCGGTGGTCCTCCGGGATCCGGACGGGAGGCCCGTCACCGGTGACGGGGAACGGTCACGCTTCTCGTCGGGTCGCGACACGTCGTTCGTCCGGCTGGAGCCGACGCGCGTGCTGGAGGTCCGCTACGACCAGATGGAGGGCGACCGGTTCCGTCACACGGTGCAGTTCGAGCGGTGGCGACCGGACCGCGACCCGCGGTCGTGCGGCTACGACCAGCTGGACGTGCCCGTCGCCTGGGACCTCCGAGCGGTCCTCGAGTAG